From Corvus moneduloides isolate bCorMon1 chromosome 2, bCorMon1.pri, whole genome shotgun sequence, one genomic window encodes:
- the NDUFC2 gene encoding NADH dehydrogenase [ubiquinone] 1 subunit C2, giving the protein MVFLPDESRSLPPPPLLNKGSVWLGFAGWMSALLNNAFNQRPVLRAGVHRQILFATLGWFVGYQLVKRAEYMHAKVDRELFEYIRHHPVDFHAAAEKKRIGQLLEDFRPIR; this is encoded by the exons ATGGTGTTCCTGCCCGACGAGTCGCGgtcgctgccgccgccgccgctgctcaACAAGGGCTCGGTGTGGCTCGGGTTCGCGGGGTGGATGTCGGCGCTGCTGAACAACGCCTTCAACCAGCGCCCCGTCTTGCGAGCCG gtgttCATCGGCAGATCCTGTTCGCTACCCTGGGCTGGTTTGTTGGCTACCAGCTTGTGAAACGCGCGGAGTACATGCACGCCAAGGTGGACCGAGAGCTCTTTGAGTACATCAGGCACCACCCTGTGGACTTCCACGCAGCAGCAG aaaagaaaagaataggGCAGCTCTTGGAGGATTTCCGCCCAATTCGCTGA
- the LOC116439452 gene encoding thyroid hormone-inducible hepatic protein-like: MEQYFSATQKMEQEVMFPSLLRGVFPQQEGAAPDAESHTDLYERYQLLKAIKPMVEKGLASVSDQSPTGADTDMDTSSDSNEAGDAQLEERLSHHLSGLQQVLTHLTRDTNALTRRYSQILEQINLSEGQPSW, translated from the coding sequence ATGGAGCAGTACTTCTCAGCCACCCAGaagatggagcaggaggtgaTGTTCCCCAGCCTGCTCCGAGGGGTCTTCCCgcagcaggagggggcagccccAGACGCCGAGAGCCACACGGACCTCTACGAGCGCTACCAGCTCCTCAAGGCCATCAAGCCCATGGTGGAGAAAGGCCTGGCCTCTGTCAGTGACCAGAGCCCGACCGGTGCCGACACCGACATGGACACATCCTCGGACAGCAACGAGGCCGGGGACGCCCAGCTGGAGGAGCGCCTGTCCCACCACCTGAGTGGCTTGCAGCAGGTCCTCACCCACCTCACCAGGGACACCAACGCCCTGACCCGGAGGTACAGCCAGATCCTGGAGCAGATCAACCTCAGCGAGGGGCAGCCCAGCTGGTGA
- the LOC116439457 gene encoding uncharacterized protein LOC116439457: MEQYFSATQKMEQEVMFPSLLRGVFPQQEGAAPDAESHTDLYERYQLLKAIKPMVEKGLASVSDQSPTGADTDTALDEGADSNLEERLSHHVNGLQQVLTDLTKNTKALTRRYSQILEEINLSEDQSSS; the protein is encoded by the coding sequence ATGGAGCAGTACTTCTCAGCCACCCAGaagatggagcaggaggtgaTGTTCCCCAGCCTGCTCCGAGGGGTCTTCCCgcagcaggagggggcagccccAGATGCCGAGAGCCACACAGACCTCTACGAGCGCTACCAGCTCCTCAAGGCCATCAAGCCCATGGTGGAGAAAGGCCTGGCCTCTGTCAGTGACCAGAGCCCGACCGGTGCCGACACCGACACAGCCTTAGATGAGGGTGCAGACAGCAATCTGGAAGAGCGCCTCTCCCATCATGTCAATGGATTGCAGCAAGTTCTGACAGACCTCACCAAAAACACCAAAGCCCTGACCCGGAGGTACAGCCAGATCCTGGAGGAGATCAACCTCAGTGAAGATCAGTCCAGCTCTTGA